In Hwangdonia lutea, a single window of DNA contains:
- a CDS encoding THUMP domain-containing class I SAM-dependent RNA methyltransferase, whose product MEENFNMVAKTLFGFEDILANELTQLGAQHVKKGVRNVAFSGDKGFMYKANLGLRTAIKILKPIHSFTVNGEKDLYNKIYAMDWSQYLKPTGTLAVDATIHSDLFSHSLYIAQKTKDAIVDKFRDTDGQRPNVDLKFPDLKINVHIDRRQCTISLDSSGDSLHKRGYKTATNIAPINEVLAAGLIMLSGWDGQSDFMDPMCGSGTMLIEAAMIACNIPPNLMRKEFAFERWQDWDVDLFEKIEESLLGKTRDFHHKIIGYDKAPSAVAKAKENVKNAQLEDFIEVKHEDFFKTQKGGDQKLHMVFNPPYGERLNLDMESFYANIGDTLKQNYPGTDAWFITSNLDALKHVGLRPSRKIQLYNAKLESRLVKYVMYEGSKKGKYLK is encoded by the coding sequence ATGGAAGAAAATTTCAACATGGTGGCCAAAACCTTATTTGGTTTTGAAGATATACTAGCAAACGAACTCACGCAATTGGGTGCGCAACACGTAAAAAAAGGAGTGCGAAACGTCGCTTTTTCGGGCGATAAGGGCTTTATGTACAAAGCCAATTTAGGGTTACGTACCGCTATTAAAATTTTAAAACCCATCCATTCGTTTACCGTAAATGGCGAAAAAGATTTATACAATAAAATCTATGCCATGGATTGGTCGCAATACCTGAAACCCACAGGAACACTGGCTGTTGATGCGACGATACATTCCGATTTGTTTTCGCATTCGCTTTACATAGCACAAAAAACAAAGGATGCGATTGTCGATAAATTTAGAGATACCGACGGACAGCGGCCCAACGTCGATTTAAAATTCCCCGACCTAAAAATTAATGTGCATATCGATAGGCGACAATGCACCATTTCGTTAGATTCTTCGGGTGATTCGCTGCACAAACGCGGCTATAAAACCGCCACCAATATTGCGCCCATAAACGAGGTATTGGCAGCCGGATTAATTATGCTGTCCGGTTGGGACGGGCAGTCCGATTTTATGGATCCCATGTGTGGTTCGGGCACCATGCTTATTGAAGCGGCGATGATAGCCTGCAACATACCTCCAAACCTGATGCGCAAGGAGTTTGCCTTTGAACGTTGGCAAGATTGGGATGTGGATTTGTTTGAAAAAATTGAAGAATCCTTATTGGGTAAAACCCGCGATTTTCATCATAAAATAATAGGTTACGATAAAGCACCAAGTGCGGTAGCCAAAGCCAAAGAAAACGTAAAAAATGCCCAATTAGAAGATTTTATAGAAGTAAAGCACGAAGATTTCTTTAAAACCCAAAAAGGTGGCGACCAAAAATTGCACATGGTATTTAACCCACCGTATGGCGAGCGTTTAAACCTAGATATGGAATCTTTTTACGCGAATATTGGCGATACCCTAAAGCAAAATTACCCAGGCACCGATGCTTGGTTTATTACCTCTAATCTCGATGCGCTTAAACATGTGGGGTTACGACCCTCGCGGAAAATACAACTCTATAATGCAAAATTGGAATCGCGTTTAGTTAAGTATGTCATGTACGAAGGCAGTAAAAAAGGGAAGTATTTGAAGTAA
- a CDS encoding class I SAM-dependent methyltransferase yields the protein MNNNTTKWFKSWFDTPFYHILYKDRDDTEARAFMDTLTNYLNIPEHGTILDLACGKGRHARYLNKMGYDVTGVDLSENSIVFAKRFENNSLRFEVHNMCQPYHKQFDAVFNLFTSFGYFENDDDNLSTIKAIKSNLNDFGFGVIDFMNSEFIIDNLVPEEEKTVDGITFYLKRYVDKGYIIKDILFTVDGEDYKFQERVKAFTLADFETMFEAADVHLLDVFGDYKLHKFNAKTSERLIMIFK from the coding sequence ATGAACAACAATACTACTAAATGGTTTAAATCGTGGTTTGACACGCCTTTTTACCACATTTTATATAAAGATAGAGACGATACCGAGGCGCGTGCTTTTATGGATACGCTCACCAATTATTTGAATATCCCCGAGCATGGTACTATTTTGGATTTGGCTTGTGGCAAAGGCCGGCATGCCCGGTATTTAAACAAAATGGGATACGATGTTACGGGTGTTGATTTGAGCGAAAACAGCATTGTGTTTGCGAAACGGTTTGAAAATAACAGCCTCCGTTTTGAGGTGCACAACATGTGCCAACCTTACCACAAACAGTTTGATGCGGTGTTTAATTTGTTTACCAGTTTTGGGTATTTTGAGAATGACGATGACAACCTAAGCACGATCAAAGCCATTAAATCGAATTTAAACGATTTTGGTTTTGGGGTGATTGATTTTATGAATAGCGAATTTATTATTGATAATTTAGTGCCCGAAGAGGAAAAAACGGTTGATGGTATTACCTTTTATTTAAAACGTTATGTGGATAAGGGTTACATTATAAAAGATATTTTGTTTACCGTAGATGGCGAAGACTATAAATTCCAGGAGCGTGTTAAGGCCTTTACTTTAGCCGATTTTGAAACGATGTTTGAAGCTGCCGACGTGCATTTATTGGATGTTTTTGGCGATTATAAATTGCATAAATTTAATGCCAAAACATCGGAACGTTTAATAATGATATTTAAATGA
- a CDS encoding ZIP family metal transporter: MNKFLFPVLAVVLGVLIASLSKYKKTWNTKLLLSFSGAFLLALTLFELLPEVYHHLDAKLTGLYIMCGIVLQIVLELFSKGAEHGHVHIHKDETDFPWLLFISLCIHSFLEGFPIHEHNDMLYGVLVHKIPIAALISMFLFQSNFNKLQITMFLIVFAIMTPLGTYISNTWEAIIDYAHIINAIVIGIFFHISTTILFESGEGHKFNLSKFIAIILGIGVAYLI; encoded by the coding sequence ATGAATAAATTTTTATTTCCTGTATTAGCTGTTGTTTTGGGTGTGCTTATTGCCAGCCTTAGTAAGTATAAAAAAACCTGGAACACCAAGCTCCTACTCTCTTTTAGTGGTGCTTTTTTATTGGCACTAACCCTTTTTGAGTTACTGCCCGAAGTTTATCACCATTTAGATGCAAAGCTTACCGGATTGTACATTATGTGCGGTATTGTACTGCAAATTGTTTTAGAACTTTTCTCGAAAGGTGCCGAACACGGACATGTGCACATCCATAAAGACGAAACCGATTTTCCGTGGTTATTGTTTATCAGTTTGTGTATTCACAGTTTTTTAGAGGGTTTCCCCATTCACGAACACAACGATATGCTTTATGGCGTTTTGGTGCATAAAATACCCATTGCCGCTTTAATAAGTATGTTTTTGTTTCAGTCTAATTTCAACAAACTACAAATCACAATGTTTTTAATTGTATTTGCGATAATGACGCCGTTGGGAACGTATATCTCGAATACCTGGGAAGCCATTATAGATTACGCACACATTATTAATGCTATTGTAATTGGTATATTTTTTCATATTTCTACCACTATTTTGTTTGAAAGTGGTGAAGGCCATAAGTTTAATTTATCGAAATTTATTGCCATTATTTTGGGTATTGGTGTGGCTTATTTAATATAA
- a CDS encoding DUF4268 domain-containing protein, protein MFSKEESRLLRQEFWTSFGKSFPRKWILYNTKLKGFSFKFYFDTKSALVALDVEDDLEHRIKYWEKLLALKSILKDDYLPEAIFEEAYLLENHKEISRIYVPLEQKVSIHNKNSWRDVMEFFNEKMTLFEAFFEEYKDVIDG, encoded by the coding sequence ATGTTTTCAAAAGAAGAATCACGATTATTACGACAAGAATTCTGGACGAGTTTCGGGAAATCGTTTCCACGGAAGTGGATATTATACAACACCAAATTAAAAGGATTCTCATTTAAATTTTATTTTGATACCAAATCTGCTTTGGTGGCTTTGGATGTTGAAGATGATTTAGAACACCGCATAAAATATTGGGAAAAACTATTGGCTTTAAAATCGATTTTAAAAGATGATTATTTGCCGGAAGCTATTTTTGAGGAAGCATACCTCTTAGAAAATCATAAAGAAATCTCTAGAATTTATGTGCCGTTGGAACAGAAAGTATCGATACATAATAAAAACTCGTGGCGCGATGTGATGGAATTCTTCAATGAAAAAATGACTTTGTTTGAAGCTTTTTTTGAGGAATATAAAGATGTTATTGATGGATAA
- a CDS encoding GNAT family N-acetyltransferase, producing the protein MIKITVANKQSDYVLLENLADTIWREHYIPIVGKPQIDYMLDKFQSAKAIQNQIENEGFEYFIMHFDKKPAGYLGIKKERDYLFLSKIYVLRSHRGKKIGKAAMLKAEEKAKAYQLKAIRLGVNINNTNSIKAYEKLGFEKIHTFVTDIGNGFVMDDFIMEKRV; encoded by the coding sequence ATGATAAAGATTACTGTAGCCAATAAACAATCCGATTATGTTTTATTGGAAAACTTAGCCGATACCATTTGGCGCGAACATTATATTCCCATTGTTGGGAAGCCGCAGATTGATTATATGCTCGATAAGTTTCAATCGGCCAAAGCCATACAAAATCAAATTGAAAACGAAGGTTTTGAATATTTTATCATGCATTTTGATAAAAAACCAGCGGGTTACCTTGGCATTAAAAAGGAAAGGGACTATCTGTTTTTAAGCAAAATTTATGTGTTGCGTTCCCATAGAGGAAAAAAAATAGGAAAAGCGGCCATGTTGAAAGCTGAGGAAAAAGCAAAGGCATATCAGTTAAAAGCCATTAGACTTGGGGTAAATATTAACAATACAAACTCCATTAAAGCCTATGAAAAATTGGGATTTGAAAAGATACACACTTTTGTAACCGATATTGGAAATGGTTTTGTTATGGACGATTTTATTATGGAGAAAAGGGTTTAA
- a CDS encoding DUF1800 domain-containing protein has translation MKKLILFLFVSLPICIFSQEYRDYLGAGHSNGIRVTSSNQQNRAGWIETAHPENTINGRGLDARLLETSRFLAQASFGADLNYIKAVAENSFEDWIDAQFSFNSPSMGELTQNVYDEALSIFVANGGNADDYFGPYWPHFQYAWWQSNIGNEDLLRQKVALALSEIMVISRNSSLGDYGVGLGDFYDVLKDNAFGNFRDLLRDITLHPMMGIYLSHYNNPRSFPDENIHPDENFAREVMQLFSIGLYELNQDGSYVLDGEGNRVPTYDNNDIKEFAKVFTGLGAAAVNENPWGVVPRFGVNQYLAKKDVPMAMYDEWHQPGEKKLLNGLVIPSGQSGMQDIEDAIDNLFNHQNTAPFIAIRLIQQMVKSNPSPAYISRVSAAFNNTKGVRGDMKAVIKAILLDEEARSCSWIDNPSSGKLIEPMVRYFNITRQIDLDNKSGLNWNVGYNFYQATGQSPLAAPHVFNFYLPEYVPNAEFTAANLVGPEFEIHNSASSIAFINEVDLWTYPQYYSVLNTWDLDIEDTPLDFEVLKYFAKDSEVLVNQLDKLFTHGQLSDETKRVITEAVDGIENFGGDFDYEFYRVKMALYLILISPDYAILK, from the coding sequence ATGAAAAAACTAATACTCTTCTTATTTGTAAGTCTTCCTATTTGCATTTTTTCGCAGGAATACAGAGATTATTTAGGTGCAGGACATAGCAATGGCATAAGGGTAACTTCCAGCAATCAGCAAAACAGAGCGGGCTGGATAGAAACCGCCCACCCAGAAAACACGATAAACGGCCGGGGTTTGGATGCGCGTTTATTGGAAACTTCACGGTTTTTGGCACAAGCCTCTTTTGGTGCCGATTTAAACTACATAAAAGCCGTTGCCGAAAACTCTTTTGAAGATTGGATTGATGCCCAATTCAGTTTTAATTCACCATCCATGGGCGAGCTTACTCAAAATGTTTACGATGAGGCCCTTTCAATTTTTGTGGCAAATGGCGGTAATGCTGATGATTATTTTGGTCCGTATTGGCCACATTTTCAATACGCTTGGTGGCAAAGTAATATTGGTAATGAGGATTTACTCCGCCAAAAAGTAGCACTGGCGTTAAGCGAAATTATGGTGATTTCAAGAAACTCAAGCCTCGGTGATTACGGTGTTGGGTTGGGCGATTTTTATGATGTTTTAAAAGATAATGCCTTCGGAAATTTTAGAGACCTTTTAAGAGATATAACCTTGCATCCCATGATGGGGATTTACTTAAGTCATTATAACAACCCAAGAAGTTTCCCTGATGAAAACATACATCCGGACGAGAATTTTGCTAGGGAAGTTATGCAGCTGTTTTCCATTGGTTTGTACGAACTCAACCAAGACGGGAGCTATGTTTTAGATGGCGAAGGCAACAGAGTGCCCACTTACGATAACAACGATATAAAAGAATTTGCCAAAGTATTTACGGGGCTTGGCGCCGCAGCGGTTAACGAAAACCCTTGGGGTGTTGTACCAAGATTTGGAGTAAATCAATATTTAGCGAAAAAAGATGTCCCCATGGCAATGTACGATGAATGGCATCAACCGGGAGAAAAAAAATTATTGAATGGCTTAGTCATTCCCAGTGGGCAATCTGGAATGCAAGACATTGAAGATGCTATCGACAATCTGTTCAACCATCAAAACACAGCGCCGTTTATAGCCATACGTTTAATTCAGCAAATGGTAAAATCCAATCCATCGCCCGCTTATATATCTCGAGTTAGCGCTGCTTTTAACAACACAAAAGGTGTTAGGGGCGATATGAAAGCGGTAATAAAAGCCATTTTATTGGATGAAGAAGCCAGAAGTTGTAGTTGGATTGATAATCCGTCAAGCGGAAAATTAATCGAACCCATGGTGCGCTATTTTAACATTACGAGACAAATTGATTTGGACAATAAAAGCGGATTAAATTGGAATGTGGGCTACAATTTTTATCAAGCCACAGGGCAATCCCCGTTAGCGGCACCACATGTATTTAATTTTTATTTACCGGAATATGTGCCCAATGCCGAATTTACCGCAGCAAATCTTGTTGGCCCCGAATTTGAAATCCATAACTCTGCATCAAGTATCGCTTTTATAAATGAAGTTGATTTATGGACATATCCGCAATATTATTCCGTTTTAAACACTTGGGATTTAGATATTGAAGACACACCTTTAGATTTTGAAGTTTTAAAATATTTTGCAAAAGACAGCGAGGTTTTGGTAAATCAATTAGATAAACTATTCACACACGGTCAATTATCAGATGAAACCAAACGCGTGATAACCGAAGCTGTTGATGGCATTGAAAATTTTGGTGGCGATTTTGACTATGAATTTTATAGAGTAAAAATGGCACTCTATCTTATTTTGATAAGCCCAGACTATGCGATTCTTAAATAA
- a CDS encoding DUF1501 domain-containing protein — protein MSKEKHNISRRKFLGDSCAALGYTTLFSSLINLKAMAASAMDNSSLITNMGGDYKALVCLMLGGGNDSFNMLMPKGTNEYNEYATTRSNLAIPQNDILQINPNTSDGRVFGVHPSMPDMRQLFENGNLAFLSNVGTLIEPSTKTDIQNNVVKTPLGLFSHADQIQQWQTGRPHERTNIGWGGKIADLVQSMNSNQNISMNISLRGSNIFQRGDQIIPYAISNQGSVGINGYGDTNLFNTLRTEALNSMLERDYQDILKNTYKNTIKSSNEANLEFQSAIDGVLDFNTPLPEYNNLARQLRMVAKTIASRDTLGFSRQIFFVQLGGWDHHDELLINQAGKLAQVNEALKYFSDLMTELNTNDCVTTFSVSDFARTLTSNGNGTDHAWGGNAFMMGGAVNGKEIYGDYPVLALNSDADFQDGVMIPTTAADLYMAELALWFGVSASELSTILPNISNFYDTNSGVPPLGFMNMT, from the coding sequence ATGAGCAAAGAAAAACATAATATTTCCAGACGAAAATTCCTTGGCGATTCCTGTGCTGCACTGGGTTATACAACCTTGTTTTCATCTTTAATCAACCTTAAAGCTATGGCTGCTTCAGCTATGGATAATTCGTCTCTAATCACCAATATGGGCGGTGATTACAAAGCCTTGGTGTGTTTAATGCTTGGTGGCGGCAACGATTCTTTTAATATGTTGATGCCAAAAGGCACTAATGAATATAACGAATATGCCACAACACGCTCCAATTTAGCCATACCGCAAAACGATATTTTACAGATAAATCCCAATACTTCTGATGGAAGGGTTTTTGGAGTGCATCCGTCAATGCCCGATATGCGGCAACTATTTGAAAACGGTAATTTGGCTTTTCTTTCAAATGTGGGCACGCTTATTGAGCCTTCAACAAAAACCGATATACAGAATAATGTGGTTAAAACACCACTTGGTTTATTTTCGCATGCCGATCAAATACAGCAATGGCAAACGGGAAGACCACACGAAAGAACCAATATTGGTTGGGGCGGAAAAATTGCAGACCTTGTTCAGTCCATGAATTCCAACCAGAATATTTCCATGAATATTTCCCTTAGGGGCAGTAACATTTTTCAGCGCGGAGACCAAATTATTCCCTACGCCATTAGCAATCAAGGTAGCGTTGGCATTAATGGTTATGGCGACACCAATCTTTTTAACACATTACGTACCGAAGCTTTAAACTCCATGTTGGAAAGAGATTATCAAGATATTCTTAAAAACACCTATAAAAATACCATCAAATCTTCAAACGAGGCGAATTTAGAATTTCAATCGGCCATTGATGGCGTTTTGGATTTTAACACGCCGCTTCCCGAATACAATAATTTGGCAAGACAACTCAGAATGGTTGCAAAAACCATTGCGTCCAGAGATACTTTAGGGTTTTCCAGACAGATATTTTTTGTGCAGCTCGGGGGTTGGGACCATCATGATGAGCTCCTTATAAATCAAGCGGGTAAATTAGCGCAAGTGAATGAAGCTTTAAAATATTTTAGCGATTTAATGACCGAATTAAACACGAACGATTGCGTTACAACCTTTAGCGTTTCGGATTTTGCACGAACCCTAACATCAAACGGAAATGGCACCGACCACGCTTGGGGCGGCAATGCTTTTATGATGGGTGGCGCCGTAAACGGAAAGGAAATCTATGGCGATTATCCGGTTTTGGCCTTAAACAGCGATGCTGATTTTCAAGACGGTGTGATGATTCCCACCACGGCAGCCGATTTATATATGGCAGAATTGGCACTTTGGTTTGGTGTATCCGCATCAGAATTAAGTACTATTCTCCCGAACATTTCAAATTTTTACGATACAAACTCCGGTGTTCCGCCATTAGGTTTTATGAATATGACATGA
- a CDS encoding discoidin domain-containing protein, with product MMKKGHLYILIFAFLSTPCISAQCYPDRHSTNWFDGWVSCEKSPNPIASYGETHWIMYDLGYDYVLNETKLWNANEPKNLNYGINDFNVDYSLDGVTWTNLGAFNLEQASGLSTYEGAEGPDFNATKARYVLITPTSNFGGDCYGFSELKMSITDPFLVIEEADVFNAMAYPNPFINNVTLRMVSLDESAPVNYALYDILGRTIISNTFNMSEGNDTYELPLQGNTLSIGIYILKIRELYISLHQKVKLSFAR from the coding sequence ATGATGAAAAAAGGCCATTTATACATATTGATTTTTGCGTTTTTGAGCACGCCGTGTATTAGCGCCCAATGCTACCCAGACCGCCATAGCACCAATTGGTTTGATGGCTGGGTGTCTTGCGAAAAATCTCCAAACCCCATTGCATCTTACGGCGAAACCCACTGGATTATGTACGATTTGGGCTATGATTATGTGTTGAATGAAACCAAACTATGGAATGCCAACGAACCCAAAAACCTAAATTATGGCATCAATGACTTTAATGTTGATTATTCTTTAGATGGGGTTACGTGGACCAACTTAGGCGCATTTAACTTAGAACAAGCTTCGGGTTTATCGACTTACGAAGGTGCCGAAGGCCCCGATTTTAACGCCACCAAAGCACGCTATGTATTAATTACACCAACCTCAAATTTTGGCGGCGATTGTTACGGATTTAGCGAGTTGAAAATGTCGATAACCGATCCGTTTTTAGTGATTGAGGAAGCCGATGTTTTTAATGCGATGGCATACCCAAATCCGTTTATAAACAATGTGACTTTACGTATGGTTTCTTTAGATGAAAGCGCGCCGGTAAACTATGCATTATACGATATTTTAGGAAGAACCATTATCAGTAACACGTTTAACATGAGCGAAGGCAACGACACTTACGAATTGCCCTTGCAAGGAAATACACTTTCAATAGGAATATATATTCTGAAAATCAGGGAACTATATATAAGTTTACACCAGAAAGTAAAGTTGAGTTTCGCACGTTGA
- a CDS encoding P63C domain-containing protein: protein MAKNNIPEVKYKGQIEIGEFSISCAVLDNGERILVDRSLASALGVKGSGAYWQKKKEQKGAMLPEYVSANYLTPFISEEVREKLSKPIVYKDSDGKLNEGVSATALVDICDIWQQADKKGALDNRSNAKIAAHNAYVIFKGFANVGITALVDEATGYQYDREKDELQKILKQYISEELLPWQKRFPDIFYKELFRLNGWNFTVNGIKKRPGVIGTWTKKLIYEELPKGVLDELESNVPKSESGNKTARLHQLLTDDIGNPHLTAQINQIVTLFQLSDDMAHMWSQFEKLKHRQSGQLELPFSFDDKGHTIEPIEENNLSDFNQKLVQGLNYNPKDEK, encoded by the coding sequence ATGGCTAAAAATAACATCCCAGAGGTAAAATATAAAGGACAAATTGAGATAGGAGAGTTCTCAATATCATGTGCTGTTTTGGATAATGGAGAAAGAATACTGGTTGATAGAAGTTTAGCCAGCGCTTTAGGTGTAAAAGGAAGTGGCGCTTATTGGCAGAAGAAAAAAGAGCAAAAAGGCGCTATGCTTCCAGAGTATGTTTCCGCAAACTATTTAACACCTTTTATTAGTGAGGAAGTTCGCGAAAAGCTTTCAAAACCAATTGTTTACAAGGATTCTGATGGTAAATTGAACGAAGGTGTTTCTGCTACTGCTTTAGTGGATATTTGCGATATTTGGCAACAAGCGGACAAAAAAGGCGCTTTAGATAATAGGTCTAATGCAAAGATAGCAGCACACAATGCTTATGTGATTTTTAAGGGATTTGCTAATGTTGGTATTACGGCTTTAGTTGATGAAGCTACCGGATATCAATATGACCGAGAGAAAGATGAATTACAAAAAATATTAAAACAATATATTAGTGAGGAACTTTTACCTTGGCAAAAAAGGTTTCCCGACATATTTTACAAAGAGTTGTTTAGGCTTAACGGTTGGAATTTTACGGTTAACGGAATTAAAAAGCGCCCTGGCGTTATAGGAACTTGGACTAAAAAACTAATATATGAGGAACTGCCTAAAGGAGTGTTAGATGAATTAGAATCAAATGTGCCTAAAAGTGAAAGTGGCAACAAAACAGCAAGATTGCATCAGTTGCTTACAGATGATATAGGAAACCCTCATTTAACAGCACAAATAAATCAGATAGTTACCCTTTTTCAGTTGTCTGACGATATGGCTCACATGTGGAGCCAATTTGAGAAGCTAAAACATAGACAGAGCGGACAATTAGAACTTCCGTTTAGCTTTGATGATAAAGGACACACAATAGAACCAATAGAGGAAAACAATTTATCTGATTTCAACCAAAAATTAGTACAGGGATTGAATTACAACCCTAAAGACGAAAAATAA
- a CDS encoding IS1595 family transposase: MFNKEVKSILDLIKAFPTEQSCIDHLELLRWNGNVVSPFDATSKVYNCKGNKYKCKNTGKYFNVKTNTIFDNTKMELQKWFMAIWLVTSHKKGISSLQLGRDLGITQKSAWFMLQRIRNCFGLNEDNNEKLQGEIEIDETYVGGKNGNRSAKIRADKSEATKEHYKKSAVLGMVQRGGDVRAMHVKNATELSLLPPIVNNISYDATIYSDELKAYKKLERVYDHKTVKHGRGEYVRGRVSTNSIESFWALLKRGIYGIYHFTSKKHLQFYVDEFVFRYNTRKNTTESERFNLLLNNIENRITYKDLING; encoded by the coding sequence ATGTTTAACAAAGAAGTAAAATCAATATTAGACTTAATTAAAGCGTTCCCAACGGAACAGTCTTGCATAGACCATTTAGAGTTATTACGTTGGAACGGAAACGTTGTAAGTCCTTTTGATGCTACTTCTAAAGTATATAACTGTAAAGGAAATAAATATAAATGTAAAAATACAGGAAAATACTTCAACGTTAAAACTAACACTATTTTTGACAATACTAAAATGGAATTACAAAAGTGGTTTATGGCTATATGGTTGGTTACTTCGCATAAAAAAGGAATTTCAAGCTTACAGTTAGGACGTGATTTAGGTATTACTCAAAAATCAGCGTGGTTTATGTTGCAACGTATTAGAAACTGTTTCGGATTGAATGAAGACAATAACGAGAAGTTACAAGGCGAAATTGAAATTGACGAAACTTACGTAGGTGGTAAAAATGGAAACAGAAGCGCAAAGATTAGAGCCGACAAATCAGAAGCAACAAAAGAACATTATAAAAAATCTGCTGTTTTAGGCATGGTTCAAAGAGGTGGCGATGTTAGAGCAATGCACGTTAAAAATGCTACTGAATTATCTTTATTACCACCGATAGTAAATAACATTTCTTATGATGCCACTATTTATTCAGATGAATTAAAGGCTTATAAAAAATTAGAACGTGTTTACGACCATAAAACAGTTAAGCACGGTAGAGGGGAATATGTAAGAGGTCGTGTATCTACAAACTCAATAGAAAGCTTCTGGGCTTTGTTGAAACGTGGTATTTACGGTATATATCATTTTACCTCTAAAAAACATTTACAGTTTTACGTTGATGAATTTGTATTTAGATATAATACTCGTAAGAATACAACAGAAAGTGAGAGATTTAATTTACTTTTGAATAACATTGAAAACAGGATAACATATAAAGATTTGATAAATGGCTAA
- the trhA gene encoding PAQR family membrane homeostasis protein TrhA codes for MRIQSPFEEKLNSITHGIGALFGIAALVLLIVFNTEKTDWSLFSVIVYGISIIVLFLASTFYHAVKGEKRKHYFRIVDHISIYILIAGTYTPVCLIALEGSLGWPLFWAVWIIAAFGVVLKLFFTGRFEVFSTLLYLVMGWLIVFDFNNLSTAIGTDGILFLFAGGLSYTVGIVFYAIQKIPFNHVIWHLYVLAGAICHFFMIFFYVI; via the coding sequence ATGCGAATACAAAGCCCTTTTGAAGAAAAGCTAAACAGCATTACCCACGGCATTGGTGCTTTATTTGGCATTGCGGCACTGGTATTGCTTATTGTTTTTAATACCGAAAAAACAGATTGGAGCTTGTTTAGCGTTATTGTTTACGGGATTTCCATTATTGTATTGTTTTTGGCATCAACCTTTTATCATGCGGTAAAAGGGGAGAAACGCAAGCATTATTTCAGGATTGTAGACCACATAAGTATTTACATTTTAATAGCCGGAACCTACACACCGGTGTGTTTAATTGCCCTTGAAGGCAGTTTAGGTTGGCCACTATTTTGGGCCGTTTGGATTATTGCCGCTTTTGGGGTGGTTTTAAAACTGTTTTTTACAGGACGTTTCGAGGTGTTTTCCACACTTTTGTATTTAGTAATGGGTTGGCTTATCGTTTTTGATTTCAACAACCTTTCCACCGCTATTGGAACCGACGGTATTTTGTTTCTTTTTGCTGGCGGTTTATCGTATACGGTGGGCATTGTTTTTTATGCCATTCAAAAAATACCCTTCAATCATGTGATTTGGCATTTGTATGTTTTGGCAGGGGCCATTTGTCATTTTTTTATGATTTTCTTTTATGTGATTTAA